The stretch of DNA GGTCTGGCCCGGCGGGGTCAGGGGCAGGAAGTTCATGTAGCCAAGGGTAGATAGACCTGGTTTCCGTGTTCGGCGAACTCCCTGGACTTCTCTGCCATCGCGTCGCGGATGTCCTGGGTGATGCGCATCGAGCAGAACTTCGGCCCGCACATCGAGCAGAAGTGCGCGGTCTTGGCGGGCTCCGCGGGCAGTGTCTCGTCGTGGAATTCGCGCGCGGTGTCCGGATCGAGTGACAGCGCGAACTGGTCGTGCCAGCGAAACTCGAAGCGGGCCTTTGACAATGCGTCGTCACGCTCCTGCGCACGCGGGTGCCCCTTCGCGAGATCGGCTGCGTGCGCAGCGATCTTGTAGGTGATCACGCCGACCTTGACGTCGTTGCGGTCCGGCAGGCCCAGGTGCTCCTTGGGTGTGACATAGCACAGCATCGCGGTGCCGGCCTGGGCGATGATCGAGGCCCCGATGGCGCTGGTGATGTGGTCATAGCCGGGCGCGATGTCGGTGGCCAGCGGGCCGAGGGTGTAGAACGGCGCCTCCTCGCAGAGCTCCTCTTCGAGGCGCACGTTCTCGACGATCTTGTGCATGGGGATGTGGCCCGGCCCCTCGATCATCACCTGCACGCCATGGGCTTTCGCGATCTTGGTCAGCTCGCCAAGCGTTCTCAGCTCCGAGAACTGCGCCTCGTCGTTGGCGTCGGCGATCGAGCCTGGACGCAGGCCGTCACCCAGCGAGAAGGTGACGTCGTAGCGGGCCAGGATCTCGCAGAGCTCCGCGAAATTCGTGTAGAGGAACGACTCGCTGTGATGCGCCAGCATCCAGGCCGCCATGATCGAGCCGCCCCTGCTGACGATGCCGGTGACGCGCTTGACGGTCAGCGGAATGTAGCGCAGCAGCACGCCGGCGTGCACGGTCATGTAGTCCACACCCTGCTCGCATTGCTCGATCACGGTGTCGCGGTAGACCTCCCAGCTGAGTTGGGTGGGATCGCCATTGACTTTTTCGAGGGCCTGGTAGATCGGGACGGTGCCGACGGGGACCGGCGAATTGCGCAGGATCCATTCGCGCGTCTCATGGATGTTGCGGCCGGTCGACAGATCCATGATGGTGTCGGCGCCCCAGCGCGTAGCCCACACCATCTTGTCGACCTCTTCGGCGATGGAGCTTGTGACAGCCGAATTGCCAATGTTGGCATTAATTTTCACCGCGAACGCCTTACCGATGATCATCGGCTCGCTCTCCGGGTGGTTGTGGTTGGCCGGGATCACCGCGCGACCGGCGGCGACCTCGTCGCGAACCAGCTCGGCGGGCATGCCTTCGCGGGCGGCGATGAACGCCATCTCCGCGGTGATCTCACCATTACGGGCGCGCTGCAACTGCGTGCCCTCTTCGCGGACAACACCGGGGCGCGGCGACAAGCCTCGGTGCAGATCAATCTCCGCGTCCGGATCGGTGTACGGACCGGAGGTGTCGTACAGATCCAGGTACTCGCCGTTGGTCAGATTCACCCGCCGAAACGGAACCCCGTCGACGTAGATCTTGGTGCTGCCCACGATCGGGCCGGTGGTGACAGAAACAGAAGCGGAATCAAGCAGCGTCATTTTTAGTCATACTCCCTACGCCGGCATTACCCGGTCAGGTTCGTACGGTCGACAGCCCCAGCTGTCCTCTCAGCGCACTGGGTGTGCGCTCCCGTGTGTGTGGACAGTATGCAGGCTAGCGCAGCCGTGACGCGGGCGGCCAGTGGGAATACGGAATTGCTCCCGGTTGCTTTGTATAGCTAATATATGTGTTTTGCGCCGATTGCTGCGCCATGGATACGTAAGCGAATAGATGACGACTGAGATAGAGAAGACGAAGACCCAGGTAGTGGCGGATGTCGACACGGCGATGGCCGAGACGGCTGACCGTCGGCGGCGAATGGACCACGACCACCCGTTCTACAAGTGGATCGTGCTGTCCAACACCACGTTGGGCATGCTGCTCGCGTCGATCAACGCCTCGATCGTCCTCATCTCACTGCCCGCGATTTTCCGTGGCATCGGGCTGAACCCGCTGGCGCCGGCCAACGTCAGCTACCTGCTGTGGATGCTGATGGGCTACCTCGTCGTGACCGCGGTGCTGGTGGTGTTCTTCGGTCGGCTGGGCGACATGTTCGGCCGCGTGCGCATCTACAACCTTGGATTCGCGGTCTTCACGGTTGCGGCCGTCGCGCTGTCCTTCGATCCGTTTCACATGGGTCCTGGCGCGCTGTGGCTGATCGGCTGGCGGGTGATCCAGGGGGTCGGTGGCGCCATGCTGATGGCGTCGTCGGCGGCGATACTCACCGACGCGTTCCCGGCGAACCAACGCGGTATGGCGCTGGGGGTGAACATGGTGGCCGCCGTCGCGGGGTCGTTCCTCGGCCTGCTGATTGGTGGCGTGCTGTCGGAGATTCACTGGCAGGCGATCTTCTGGGTCGGCGTGCCGATCGGAGTGCTCGGCACGATCTGGAGCTACCGGTCGCTGAAGGAACTCGGCGTCCGGACGCCGGGGCGGCTGGACTGGGCAGGCACGCTCACGTTCGGGATCGGCCTGACGGTGATGCTGACCGGAATCACGTATGGCATTCAGCCGTATGGGGATTCGACGACGGGGTGGACGAACCCGTGGGTGCTCGGCTCGATCCTGTTTGGCGTGTTGCTGCTCGTCGCGTTCTGCCTCATCGAGCTGCGGGTCGCCCAGCCAATGGTGGACCTCCGGCTGTTCAGGTCGGCGTCATTTGGCATGGGCAACTTGGCGGGGCTGATGTCGTCGGTGGGCCGTGGCGGGCTGCAGTTCATGTTGATCATTTGGTTGCAGGGCATTTGGCTTCCGTTGCACGGCTACAGCTTTGAGTCGACGCCGCTGTGGGCGGGGATCTATCTGCTGCCGGCGACCTTCGGCTTCCTGATCGCTGCGCCGATGGCCGGATCGCTGGCGGACCGCTTCGGCGCGCGGGTCTTCACGGTCGGCGGCATGCTGCTGATGGCGGGTGCGTTCATCGCGCTCGTGATGATCCCGGTGAACTTCAACTACTGGGTGTTCGCGATCCTGGTCTTCCTGAATGGCCTCGGCGGCGGCATCTTCACCGCACCCAACACGGCGGCGATCATGTCGAGCGTGCCTGCCGCGCAGCGTGGTGCGGCCTCCGGCGTGCGCGCGACGTTCTTCAACGCCGGTTCATCGCTGTCGATCGGGATCTTCTTCTCGCTCATGATCGTTGGGCTGGCCCACACGCTTCCTTCAGCGATGAGCTCGGGGCTGCAGGAGCAAGGTGTCTCTGTAACCGTCGCGCACGACGTGGCGAATTTGCCGCCTGTCGGCAGCCTGTTTGCGGCCTTCCTCGGCTACAACCCGATGGCCGAGTTGCTGGCCCCCTCGGGCGCATTGCAACAGCCCGGCGTGAACGCCGACGTGCTGACCGGTCAGACCTTCTTCCCGCACCTGATCACCGAGCCATTCCATTCGGGCCTGGTGGTGGTGTTCAGCGCGGCGGCCGTGATGATGCTGATCGGTGCGATGGCGTCGATCTTCAACCCCGGCCGCTACGGCACCGAGGACAACGCCGACAACGAGGCGTAGTGGAAGCACGCTTCTGGCGCGCGGGTTAGGCCGGTGGTGCATGCGGGTAACCGTGGCCCATGGGCAGCACAGTTGATAGCAGGCCGCAGGAGGTCAGGCAGCAGGCAGAACGGCATGCGAGCGAGGCCCGAGAGCGGGTAAATGCGCGGCGGCAGCAGGAGGACGGCCTGGTTGGCTGGCTGAACGAGCGCGCAGGTGAGTGGGCGCTCGACGGCCCGGACGAGGCCACCATGCAACGGCAGAAGTATTTCTGGAACTTCCTCGTCGACTATTGGTTCCGGATGGAATTCGACGGCTGGGAAAACTTGCCGGATCCGCCGGTGCTGTTGGTGGGCATTCACTCGGGCGCGCCGTTCGTGTGGGACGCGTGGACGGTGGGCGTGCACTGGTGGCGGCGGTTCGGCCAGGACAGGCCGTTGCACGGCACCGCGCATGACGTGCTGATGGCCATGCCCCTGGTAGGTCGATACTTCCGGGCGATGGGGGTGCTGCCGGCCGCACCCGACTCGATGGCCACCGCGTTGGCGGAGGGCCGCGATGTGGCGGTCTGGCCGGGTGGTGAAGTCGACTCGCTGCGACCGTGGGCTGAACGCGACCGCGCGAACCTGGCTGGCCGCAAGGGATTCGTGAAGATGGCTATTCGCGCCGGGGTGCCGATCGTGCCGATCGCGACGGTCGGTGGAGCGGACGCGATGCCGGTGCTGATTCGTGGCGATCAGCTATCTCGCCGGTTGCAATTGGATAAGTTATTGCGGCTCAAGGTGTTTCCGATCGCACTTTCGCTGCCGTGGGGGATTGCACCTGCGGCGCTGCCGCAGTTCCCATTGCCAGCCAAGATCCGGACGCGGCTCATGCCTGCAATCGAGCTGGACCGCCAACCCGATCGCGCCGATGACGACGAGTACCTCGATGAGAAGTACTGGGAGGTGCAGGACAGCATCCAGCGCGGGATGGACGCGTTGGCGCGCAAGCGGGCGTTGCCCCTGTTCGGCTAAACCTGCATTGACTCTGCGGTGAGCGCGTTAACTACTCGCGGTATTACGCCATAGCCGCAGGCACAATGCATTATGTCAACTCCACCAAGACTGGTGCATGGTCGCTCGGGGCCTTGCCTTTGCGCTCCTCGCGGACGATCTCGGCGTGCGTGACGCGGGCGGCCAATGCCGGTGAGCCCAGGATGAAGTCGATGCGCATGCCGCGGTTCTTGGGAAATCGCAGTTTCGTGTAGTCCCAGTAGGTGTAGACCGCGGGTCCCGGCGTGAATGGGCGCACTATATCGACATATTGGGCGTCGACTATCGCGTTGAACGCCGCACGCTCAGGCGGCGTGACATGCGTACTGTTCGCGTAGAACTCCGGGCTCCAGACATCCTCGTCGGTGGGCGCGATGTTCCAGTCGCCCACGAGCGCGATCTGGGCCGATGGATCCTCGGTCAACCAGCGGTGCGCCGTATTACGAAGTGCAGCAAGCCATTCCAGTTTGTAGTCATAGTGAGATGAGCCGACGAACCGCCCGTTGGGCACGTACAGGCTCCACACCCGTACGCCGTTGCATGTGGCGCCGAGTGCTCGGGCCTCAGCCGCGGCCTCGACGTCGGGCTTGTCGCTCCAGGTGGGCTGGCCTTCGAAGCCGACCTGGACGTCGTCGAGTCCTACCCGCGACGCGATTGCCACTCCGTTCCATTGGTTGAAGCCGCAGTGCTCGACCTCGTATCCGGCCGCCAGAAACGGCATCACGGGGAACTGCTCGACGGAGCACTTGGTCTCCTGCATGGCCAGTACGTCGACGTCGGCCCGTTCGAGCCAGTCGACCACGCGGTCGACGCGGGCGCGGATCGAGTTCACGTTCCAC from Mycobacterium sp. JS623 encodes:
- a CDS encoding MFS transporter, whose translation is MTTEIEKTKTQVVADVDTAMAETADRRRRMDHDHPFYKWIVLSNTTLGMLLASINASIVLISLPAIFRGIGLNPLAPANVSYLLWMLMGYLVVTAVLVVFFGRLGDMFGRVRIYNLGFAVFTVAAVALSFDPFHMGPGALWLIGWRVIQGVGGAMLMASSAAILTDAFPANQRGMALGVNMVAAVAGSFLGLLIGGVLSEIHWQAIFWVGVPIGVLGTIWSYRSLKELGVRTPGRLDWAGTLTFGIGLTVMLTGITYGIQPYGDSTTGWTNPWVLGSILFGVLLLVAFCLIELRVAQPMVDLRLFRSASFGMGNLAGLMSSVGRGGLQFMLIIWLQGIWLPLHGYSFESTPLWAGIYLLPATFGFLIAAPMAGSLADRFGARVFTVGGMLLMAGAFIALVMIPVNFNYWVFAILVFLNGLGGGIFTAPNTAAIMSSVPAAQRGAASGVRATFFNAGSSLSIGIFFSLMIVGLAHTLPSAMSSGLQEQGVSVTVAHDVANLPPVGSLFAAFLGYNPMAELLAPSGALQQPGVNADVLTGQTFFPHLITEPFHSGLVVVFSAAAVMMLIGAMASIFNPGRYGTEDNADNEA
- a CDS encoding exodeoxyribonuclease III — encoded protein: MRLATWNVNSIRARVDRVVDWLERADVDVLAMQETKCSVEQFPVMPFLAAGYEVEHCGFNQWNGVAIASRVGLDDVQVGFEGQPTWSDKPDVEAAAEARALGATCNGVRVWSLYVPNGRFVGSSHYDYKLEWLAALRNTAHRWLTEDPSAQIALVGDWNIAPTDEDVWSPEFYANSTHVTPPERAAFNAIVDAQYVDIVRPFTPGPAVYTYWDYTKLRFPKNRGMRIDFILGSPALAARVTHAEIVREERKGKAPSDHAPVLVELT
- the thiC gene encoding phosphomethylpyrimidine synthase ThiC; protein product: MTLLDSASVSVTTGPIVGSTKIYVDGVPFRRVNLTNGEYLDLYDTSGPYTDPDAEIDLHRGLSPRPGVVREEGTQLQRARNGEITAEMAFIAAREGMPAELVRDEVAAGRAVIPANHNHPESEPMIIGKAFAVKINANIGNSAVTSSIAEEVDKMVWATRWGADTIMDLSTGRNIHETREWILRNSPVPVGTVPIYQALEKVNGDPTQLSWEVYRDTVIEQCEQGVDYMTVHAGVLLRYIPLTVKRVTGIVSRGGSIMAAWMLAHHSESFLYTNFAELCEILARYDVTFSLGDGLRPGSIADANDEAQFSELRTLGELTKIAKAHGVQVMIEGPGHIPMHKIVENVRLEEELCEEAPFYTLGPLATDIAPGYDHITSAIGASIIAQAGTAMLCYVTPKEHLGLPDRNDVKVGVITYKIAAHAADLAKGHPRAQERDDALSKARFEFRWHDQFALSLDPDTAREFHDETLPAEPAKTAHFCSMCGPKFCSMRITQDIRDAMAEKSREFAEHGNQVYLPLAT
- a CDS encoding lysophospholipid acyltransferase family protein, with the translated sequence MGSTVDSRPQEVRQQAERHASEARERVNARRQQEDGLVGWLNERAGEWALDGPDEATMQRQKYFWNFLVDYWFRMEFDGWENLPDPPVLLVGIHSGAPFVWDAWTVGVHWWRRFGQDRPLHGTAHDVLMAMPLVGRYFRAMGVLPAAPDSMATALAEGRDVAVWPGGEVDSLRPWAERDRANLAGRKGFVKMAIRAGVPIVPIATVGGADAMPVLIRGDQLSRRLQLDKLLRLKVFPIALSLPWGIAPAALPQFPLPAKIRTRLMPAIELDRQPDRADDDEYLDEKYWEVQDSIQRGMDALARKRALPLFG